The sequence below is a genomic window from Candidatus Babeliales bacterium.
TATTTGTTTTATTCTCCGAACTCTTTTGGGTTGCTTTTTTATCTTTATTATTTTAAAAAATATTTTATTGCTGTGCCTGTGAATTTCGTGGATAACTTGCTTTTTAGTTATCCACAAATTCATCAGGCTGTTTTTAAAAAAACTGGTTTATAATTCACACTATAGTTCTCTCCGTTTCTTACTATAGCCCACGCAGTTCTTGCTATCTTGTTTGCTAATGCTACCGCAGTTTTGAGAATCATAAGGTGGCCCTTTGCTAAGATCGATACAATACAATTGTAGTAAAAAATAGTTGCATCGATAATTAACTTAACAAAGGAGCCACTGAAATGAAAATATACGTTGGAATTGATCTACATTCAAACAATAGTTTTGTAGCGTTGATTGATGAAGAAAATAAAGCTGTATACAAAAAAAGATTATCAAATGATTTGATGCTTTTATTAGAAGCGCTAAAACCATATAAAGATAGTATTGAAGGAATTGTTGTGGAAAGCACATACAATTGGTATTGGTTGGCAGATGGCTTACAAGAAGCTGGGTATAAAGTACATTTAGCAAATGTTTCGGCTAATGTTCAATATTCTGGTATAAAATGCACTGGTGACGAAAGTGATGCCCTATGGTTAGCAAATTTATTACGATTAGATATATTATCTACAGGACATATATACCCAAAAGAAAAACGCGGAATAAGAGAGTTGTTGCGTAAAAGATTGATTTTGGTTCGGCAACAAACAGCCTGTTTATTAAGTATTCAAGGCATGATTACTCGATATGAAAATGTATGTATAACATCAAGAAAAATAAAATTATCAAGTAATAAAATATTAGACTTTATAAAAGACGAAAATATAAGGTTTGCAGCACAGAGCCAATTGAAAGTATTAGACTGTATCATGGAGCAAGTAGATTTATTAGAAAAACAAATTCAAAAAATAATAAAACCAGATCCTCTTTTTGCGCTACTAAAAAGCATTCCTGGAATAGGACCAATTTTAGGAATGACAATTTTGCTTGAAACTGGGGATATCAAAAGATTCAAATCAGTCGGTAATTATAGTTCATATTGCAGATGCGTTGAAAGTAAGCGCGTAAGTAACGAAAAGAAGAAAGGGGTAAATAATCGCAAAAATGGGAATGCATATTTATGTTGGGCTTTTATTGAGGCAAGCAACCAGGCAATTAGAAGTTATCCTGAAATTAAAAAATACTACCAACGCAAGTTAGGTAAAACGATGCGGGTAGTGGCATTGAAGACAATAGCAAACAAATTGTCAAAAGCTTGTTATTTTATGCTGAGAGACAATGTGGAGTTTGATATGAAAAAATTATTTATGTAGTAACTGAATTGGGTTGGAGTATTTGTAGCCAGGGTTATGACTGATAAATTCATTTCTTTGAATGGCCGAGTATTTCAACCCTCTATTTTTTGTTGTTGTAGTGAGTTAAAATAGATTCGCCCATGCTATGAACCTATATAAGACTGGAAATCTTAATTTAAGATTATCCCTAAAAATTGTACTGTTATAGTGCATTTAATTGGACATAGCATGGCACTGATAGTTTTTTGGGGCAACGAAGTTGCCAGGGGCGTTTAATATAGCTGAGTTATTGGCCATACAATAAGCCTTGATCCCGATGGGTGTCTGGCGCGATTCTATTAGAATACGTAACCAATCATTAAAGAAACTTAGGCGCGAACTACACGCACGCAACATAAAAAATATAAAGATAAAAAAGCTAAAAGCGTCTATAAAAAAAGACGAGGGTATTGTTTTTTTCTTGACAGCGAGGCACCTAATGGGTGTCATAGGCAACTTTAGGCAATACTTCGTTGTTGAGCTTTTCATATTTCTCTTTTATGGCTTTATCCCTTTCTTGCCAAAGACTGGCTTTGGATATTAATTGCGAAGCATCTACAAAGCTAAATACCTCATTCATATATCCTTGAGCTTTTAATTGATCACGCAAATCATTAAACATCTTTGATAGCCTGCTTGTCCCTAGGCGCTCCCGCATTCTGCCAAATACAGTGTAATTTGGTGTCGGTTCTGCTAAATCAAATTCACAGAACCATTTGCCTGCGTTATTTTCCTGCAAATAACGCTCTAATTCTCTATCACTTAAATTTTCAAGAAACTGTAGCAGCAAACATTTAAACAAGCGTAATGCTCCATAGCCCTTATAATTATTATCTTTCTCGATATCTTTTAGTTGATTTTGAACTCCTTCAAATTTCCAAAGATCACAGAACCTGCGATAAATATGATCTGCTGGCACCAAATCCTCCAAACTAACCATCATTATTTGTTTCGACATGTTTATCAACCC
It includes:
- a CDS encoding IS110 family transposase; this encodes MKIYVGIDLHSNNSFVALIDEENKAVYKKRLSNDLMLLLEALKPYKDSIEGIVVESTYNWYWLADGLQEAGYKVHLANVSANVQYSGIKCTGDESDALWLANLLRLDILSTGHIYPKEKRGIRELLRKRLILVRQQTACLLSIQGMITRYENVCITSRKIKLSSNKILDFIKDENIRFAAQSQLKVLDCIMEQVDLLEKQIQKIIKPDPLFALLKSIPGIGPILGMTILLETGDIKRFKSVGNYSSYCRCVESKRVSNEKKKGVNNRKNGNAYLCWAFIEASNQAIRSYPEIKKYYQRKLGKTMRVVALKTIANKLSKACYFMLRDNVEFDMKKLFM
- a CDS encoding transposase; the encoded protein is MSKQIMMVSLEDLVPADHIYRRFCDLWKFEGVQNQLKDIEKDNNYKGYGALRLFKCLLLQFLENLSDRELERYLQENNAGKWFCEFDLAEPTPNYTVFGRMRERLGTSRLSKMFNDLRDQLKAQGYMNEVFSFVDASQLISKASLWQERDKAIKEKYEKLNNEVLPKVAYDTH